TTAACATTTAAGATTTACTTTCGTCCAGTTACACATATTACGCTTTAACTTTTATAAATAATAATTGCAGCTTCGCCTATGGCTCTAATCTGAGATATATCTATAGGTTTTTACTAGCTAAAAATTTGGATTTAGCATTGGTTATTGGGATTCTATTATATTCCCTTCCGGAAAGTCAAAACTAAAGTCTAAGACATTTCCAATAAGAACACCTTCTTCAATCTATGACTTTTCTACCAGATATACCTTTGACCATTTAAAACTATGTAGATCTTTAGCAAGTTTATTAACAAATTTAGGATTGTCTACAGTTAGTGAGTCGCCAATTTTATGCACTTCACCTAAGGTAAAGTATTTGACGTTTTTTTCAAAAATCTCCACGGCGGTAACTTGTTTTTTAAAATTATCTCTTTTACTTTCCCTATATTTTTCAATCACTTAAATTAAACACTCTAATCCTATAACTTTTTTGAACTTATCATATTTATTTCATCTTATAAAAGTTATTAAGTTAAATTACTATTGTCAGTAAATTATATCATATTTTAAATTAAAATTGTAGCAATAAAAAACCACAACATTTATGTTGTGGTAAAGTTTAAAAGCTTTTCAGACCTTTCTTTAATTTACGTACTTTTGTGGTGACTCCTTTACAATTAACAGAAAAATGGTTAAAAACCTCTCCCTTTGTTTCTTCGCCGCAATTACTGGTCTCTAAAACAACTAAAACTACCAAAGAAGCAGCCCAAAGATCTGTCTTTTTTATTATAGGATTATTTTCTTTGACAAATTCTAGCCAGATACTCTGAGCAGCATATACTTGTGCTAAATCAAACTCACCTTGTAAATATTTTAAAGCCTCCTCTAAAACTTCCTGTTGTTTAGAAGTAAACTTTTGTTTTTTTAATCTTGGCGCCCAGTTTGAGCTTTCAGCAAAAGAGATTTCTTGATTTGACATTTCATTAAAAGCATAATTTCTATCCTCATACTTAATTTGCAAGTCATAGATAAATCCAATCAAAATTGAATTTAGCATAGAATTTCCCATGCTTACAATTAGGTCGATAATAATCTTTGTCATAGTTTCTTCTTTTTTTAATGCCCATTTTATATCTTCGATAAGCTTTGTATCATCAATTGTTTTCTTAAGCTGCCCTTCGTCACTTTTACCCAATTTTTTAATAATTTCTAACACAGAATTATACGGCAATTTAATTTCATATGAAATTGGTTTAAATAGTGACTTTCCCTCCACTATATCTTTTATATAGCCTTCATATAATTCGGTGTAAGGATTTTGGGGTTCAATCTCTTTAAGGCGATTAAGATGCTTTTGGGCCAACTTAAATTTTCTCATGTTAAAAGCTGCAACAGCAGAAAAGTAAACAATCTGAAAATTTCTAGGCTCCTCTTCTACAATCGAATTAAACATAGCATATGCCCAACTGTGCTTCCCTACCGTTCCATATGTCATTCCTAACTTTATTTCTTCATCTATATGCATAGGCTCTAACGAGGTGAGGCTATTTAAAGTGTTTTTAAAAGCCACCTCATTGCCTAATTTATAATAAAAAATCAACAAATTACTGAGGGAATAAATGTTTTCTGCATCAATCTTCAGCGCTTCCTTACAAGTATTAATTGCCTCTTGTATATTTCCTTTATAAAAATAGCATAGTGCTATATTATTCCTAGGGGCTATAAAGTTTTTATTAATATCTACAGCTTTATTAAACATTTTAATTGCTTCATCAAAATTTCCTTGTTCCACTAAGTTAATACCATCAGAACAGACTTTTTCAATTTTTTGCAACTCTTGTTGATCTTTCGCTTCAAATTCATATTGAAAGTTTTTTATGTTAGATAGTATTTCCTCTGCTTGAGAGGCATACTCTCCTTTTGGTGACAACTGTAAATACTTATCTAAACATTCTTTTACTTTTATATAATTATCAGTTTGCCCATAATTGTATGCTAGATAATACCAACATTCTGGCATACTATTTTCTTTATCCTTCTTAACTATAGATTTCAAAAGTTTATTGGATTCTTCAAATTTTTCTACTTCTGAAAACATAGAAGCTAAATTAAATTGGTTTATCAAATTATCAGGTTCAACCTGAATGGCTCGTTTTAAATAAGTAATAGCTTCCTCCATGTTATTTTTTAAATAACTGTTATTAGCACGAGCATAATAAAAATCTGCACCTCTACTAAACGGTATTACATTTGTATAACCCAAAATTGCTCACCACCTATCTTTACTTTATACAGAAGTTAATTATAGCATCTAAAGAACATAAAATGCAATAGGAAAAAAGAGTTCCCGACAAATCTAAATAAAGTAAAATTAATCAGCGGGGACCGTCTCCCCGCTGATTAATAGCTAACCCTAACTCTCCTTACAATTTTTGAATTCCCCACCAATTATTGAATTTAAGCTTACAATTTGCTCAACTCAGTAATATTTTCCTACCTTTGAGCTTTTGATTACAAAGTTAGCTTTGCTGGTCCTACTGTGCTAAAAGACCCAGTTACACAAATTATTTCATAATCCAGTTCCAAAGCTTCTCTAAGTGCATATTTAGGATTATCAATAGTTTGGATAACTTCCACCCCGTGTTTAGTCAGTAAGTCAGTCAAAGCCTCTGCAGGCATAGCTCTTTTGTTTACAGGAGTAGTTGTTATGATTTTAAAGCTGCTATTTGATAACATTGTTGCTATTTTTTCAATATCTTTATCTGCATAAATGCCTAAAATTATAGCTGTTTTCCTATTGTTAAACATTTTTGTTAAGTTTTTTAAGAATACTGAATAGCTGCCTTCATTGTGGGCTACATCAAAAATTACTTTCTTATCTTTATAGTTAATTATCTCAAATCTACCTGATAATTTAATTTTTGATATAGAATCATAAAACTTTTTATTATCTATTTTAATCCCCTGTTGTTTTAAGACCTCTATTACTTGTAATGCAGTTTTTAAGTTTTCCAGCTGATGGCTACCTAAGAGGGAAAATTTTGTTTCATATCTTTTATCAATTTTTATCACTTGACTTTCACTTTCCATTTTAAGGAATTCAATATCTGATTTTTTCTCAATAAATATAGGAGCTCCTATGCCAGAAGCTATGTTATTTATAGTAGTGTAAGCCCTTTTATCTAAATCACCAAGAACTACAGGTGAGCATTTCTTTATTATCCCCGCTTTTTCAGCGGCAATTTCCTCTAAAGTATCTCCCAAAATACTGGTATGATCTTTTGAAATAGATGTAATAACAGATACTAGTGGCTTATCTATGACGTTGGTAGCATCAAATTTCCCTCCTAAACCCACTTCTAGTATCACTATATCAACCTTTTTATCAATAAAATACATAAAAGCTAGTGCAGTAACAACTTCAAATTCTGTAGGCTCTCCCAATGGATCATCCTTTAGTTTTTCTATAGCAGAAGAAAGCTTTTTATGGTACTTATTTAACTCATCAATTTTGGCATAATTTCCATTAACTTGAATTCTCTCAACAAAGGAAGTTAAGGCAGGGGAAGTGTAAGCCCCCACCTTAAAACCCTCTTGTTTTAAACCGTTTGCTAAAATTGCAGTAACGGAACCCTTACCATTAGTTCCTGCAACATGTATAACCCTCAGTTTATTTTGTGGTTCTCCTAACAAAGCACAAAGCTTACGCATTCTTAAGCACCCTTGGCTATTCATTCCGAAAGTATTTAGGGAGTTTACAAGGTTTATTATTTCCATTAACTTTTAAGCTCCTTAATTCTTTCTTTGACTTTTAAAAGTTTTTGGTTGTAATTTTCCATTTTTTCCTTTTCTTTTTCAACAACTTGTTTGGGAGCTTTGTTAACGAACCCTGGGTTTTGTAATTTTTTCTGCACCCTTGTAACTTCTGACTCTAGTTTCTTAACATCTTCTTGCAACCTTTTAATTTCCTCTTCGATATTTATAAGGCCGGCAAGAGGCATATAAAACTCCCCGATGTTCACGACCTTAGACATAGCTTTTTGTGGTTTTTTACCACTTAGGCTTATCTCAAGGTCTTTTAGTCCGGCTAAAGGTTTTATATAAAGTTCTCCTTCCTTTACAACCTTAAATCCTTCTGTATCATTAGCTAAGAATATTGCTTCTGCATCTTTATTATTTGCCACATTCATTTCGCTTTTTATATTTCGTATAGCGCGAATAACCTCCATTATTGACTCAAATGAAGCCTCTATTTTTTTATCCACAAACCTATTATCTACTTTAGGCCAACTTGATGTGATAAGGTATCCTTTACTGTATGGAAGGTTACTGTAAATTTCTTCTGAAATGTATGGCATAAAAGGATGCAAAAGCTTCATAGTTTCTTCTAAAACATGATTTAACACCCACATTGCTACTTGTTTTTGGTTAGCATCTTCACCATACAGACGGGGTTTGCTTAACTCAATGTACCAATCACAAAATTCATTCCATAAAAAGTCATATATAGCTTGCGCACTATTCCCTAACTCATACCTTTCCAACTCTTTTGTAACTTCAGCTTTAGTCGTATTTAACCTACTTAATATCCAGTTATCTGCTAATGACAGCTGGTTATGTTCAATCTCTTTACCATCAAAGTCTTCTAAATTCATAAGCACAAACTTAGCAGCATTCCAGATTTTATTGGCAAAGTTCCCGCTGCTGTCTAGCTTTTCTTGGCTAAATCTTGTGTCATTTCCTGGAGCTATACCTGTTATTAAAGCAAAGCGTAAGGTATCTGTCCCTTGCTTTTCAATGACTTCTATCGGATCTATACCATTTCCTAAAGATTTACTCATTTTTCTCCCTTCGGCATCTCTTATAAGACCATGGATGTATACATCATCAAAGGGGGTTTCATCCATAAATTCTATTGAAGTAAAAATCATCCGTGCCACCCAAAAATAAATAATGTCATATCCCGTTACAAGGGTGGATGTAGGAAAATATCTTTTTAAATCTTCGGTTTGCTCAGGCCAACCCATGGTGGAAAAAGGCCACAATGCTGAAGAAAACCATGTGTCAAGAACATCTTCATCCTGTTTAAGCTGTGTGCCGTTACACTTATGACATTTAACTGGCTCCTTTTTCGATACTGTAACTTCTCCGCATCCACAATACCAAGCAGGTATTCTATGCCCCCACCAAAGTTGTCTTGATATACACCAATCTCTAACATTTTCTACCCAATTTAAATATATTTTTGTGAATCTTTCTGGTACAAATTGAGTTTCTCCGTCCTTAACCTTTTTAATAGCGGGCTCCGCTAGCGGCTTCATTTTTACAAACCATTGGTCAGAAAGATAAGGCTCCACTATGGTTTCACATCTTTCACAATGTCCCACGGAGTGGTCATGATCTTCTATTTCAATTAACAAGCCTTTATTATCAAGTTCTGCTATTAAATTCTTTCTGCACTCAAATCTATCCATTCCTTTAAAGTGAAGGGCTTTTTCTGTCATTACTCCATCTTCATCTATTACTACTATATTTTCAAGGCTATGCCTTGTGCCCATTTCAAAATCGTTTGGGTCATGGGCTGGTGTAATTTTAACTGCACCAGAACCAAACTCAAGATCAACATAATCATCAGCAATAATAGGTATTTGTCTATTAGTAATAGGCAATAGTATTTTTTTGCCTATCAAATGGGCATATCTCTCATCTTTTGGATTTACGGCTACAGCGGTATCTCCTAGCATAGTTTCAGGCCTTGTTGTTGCTACTACTAGGTATTCATTGGAGTCAAC
This genomic interval from Proteinivorax tanatarense contains the following:
- a CDS encoding tetratricopeptide repeat protein, which gives rise to MGYTNVIPFSRGADFYYARANNSYLKNNMEEAITYLKRAIQVEPDNLINQFNLASMFSEVEKFEESNKLLKSIVKKDKENSMPECWYYLAYNYGQTDNYIKVKECLDKYLQLSPKGEYASQAEEILSNIKNFQYEFEAKDQQELQKIEKVCSDGINLVEQGNFDEAIKMFNKAVDINKNFIAPRNNIALCYFYKGNIQEAINTCKEALKIDAENIYSLSNLLIFYYKLGNEVAFKNTLNSLTSLEPMHIDEEIKLGMTYGTVGKHSWAYAMFNSIVEEEPRNFQIVYFSAVAAFNMRKFKLAQKHLNRLKEIEPQNPYTELYEGYIKDIVEGKSLFKPISYEIKLPYNSVLEIIKKLGKSDEGQLKKTIDDTKLIEDIKWALKKEETMTKIIIDLIVSMGNSMLNSILIGFIYDLQIKYEDRNYAFNEMSNQEISFAESSNWAPRLKKQKFTSKQQEVLEEALKYLQGEFDLAQVYAAQSIWLEFVKENNPIIKKTDLWAASLVVLVVLETSNCGEETKGEVFNHFSVNCKGVTTKVRKLKKGLKSF
- a CDS encoding bifunctional folylpolyglutamate synthase/dihydrofolate synthase — protein: MEIINLVNSLNTFGMNSQGCLRMRKLCALLGEPQNKLRVIHVAGTNGKGSVTAILANGLKQEGFKVGAYTSPALTSFVERIQVNGNYAKIDELNKYHKKLSSAIEKLKDDPLGEPTEFEVVTALAFMYFIDKKVDIVILEVGLGGKFDATNVIDKPLVSVITSISKDHTSILGDTLEEIAAEKAGIIKKCSPVVLGDLDKRAYTTINNIASGIGAPIFIEKKSDIEFLKMESESQVIKIDKRYETKFSLLGSHQLENLKTALQVIEVLKQQGIKIDNKKFYDSISKIKLSGRFEIINYKDKKVIFDVAHNEGSYSVFLKNLTKMFNNRKTAIILGIYADKDIEKIATMLSNSSFKIITTTPVNKRAMPAEALTDLLTKHGVEVIQTIDNPKYALREALELDYEIICVTGSFSTVGPAKLTL
- a CDS encoding valine--tRNA ligase; the encoded protein is MDKTFTPQNFEQKWYDVWMDNNLFAPSGDKDAEPYSIVIPPPNVTGALHLGHALDGTLQDILVRWKRMQGFDTLWIPGTDHAGIATQIKVEEHLKKETGKTRHDLGREEFLKLVWQWKDDYHKRITSQFKKLGVSCDWSRERFTLDKGCSEAVNEVFIQLYEKGLIYRGNYIINWCPRCKTALSDIEVEHIDKQGELWHIKYPIVDSNEYLVVATTRPETMLGDTAVAVNPKDERYAHLIGKKILLPITNRQIPIIADDYVDLEFGSGAVKITPAHDPNDFEMGTRHSLENIVVIDEDGVMTEKALHFKGMDRFECRKNLIAELDNKGLLIEIEDHDHSVGHCERCETIVEPYLSDQWFVKMKPLAEPAIKKVKDGETQFVPERFTKIYLNWVENVRDWCISRQLWWGHRIPAWYCGCGEVTVSKKEPVKCHKCNGTQLKQDEDVLDTWFSSALWPFSTMGWPEQTEDLKRYFPTSTLVTGYDIIYFWVARMIFTSIEFMDETPFDDVYIHGLIRDAEGRKMSKSLGNGIDPIEVIEKQGTDTLRFALITGIAPGNDTRFSQEKLDSSGNFANKIWNAAKFVLMNLEDFDGKEIEHNQLSLADNWILSRLNTTKAEVTKELERYELGNSAQAIYDFLWNEFCDWYIELSKPRLYGEDANQKQVAMWVLNHVLEETMKLLHPFMPYISEEIYSNLPYSKGYLITSSWPKVDNRFVDKKIEASFESIMEVIRAIRNIKSEMNVANNKDAEAIFLANDTEGFKVVKEGELYIKPLAGLKDLEISLSGKKPQKAMSKVVNIGEFYMPLAGLINIEEEIKRLQEDVKKLESEVTRVQKKLQNPGFVNKAPKQVVEKEKEKMENYNQKLLKVKERIKELKS